In Paraburkholderia terrae, the DNA window TATCGGCTCGGTCAGCTCGCTCGGCATGCTGATGGTGTCGTTCTATACGGCGTGCCTGCTATTCGTCGCACTGGTCCTTGCGCCGCTCGCACGGCTGCATGGCTTCGCGCTCTGGCGATTGCTACGCTACCTGCGCGAGGAGCTCGCGATCGTTCTCGCAACCTCTTCGACGGAACCCGTCCTGCCGCGACTGATCGTGAAGCTGGAGGCACTTGGCTGCGACAGGGGGATCGTCGGCCTCGTCCTGCCCGCAGGCTACTCGTTCAATCTTGACGGCACGGCGATCTATCTGACGCTCGCTTCGGTGTTCATCGCGCAGGCGTGCGACGTACCACTTACCTGGCCGCAGATTGCGACGATGCTCGCGGTCATGCTGCTCACTTCCAAGGGTGCGGCCGGCGTGTCCGGCAGCGGGCTCGTCGCGCTCGTCGCGACGTTGACCGTGATTCCGGACTTGCCCGTCGCCGGGGTGGCGCTGCTGGTGGGGATCGACCGGTTCATGTCCGAGGCGCGCGCCCTGACAAGCGTGATCAGCAATGCCTGCGCGGTAATCTTCGTTTCGCAGTGGGAGGGGGCTTGCGACCGTGGGCGTCTTTTCCAGATGCTGCGCGGCCCAGCGCCGTGCGGCGCGGACGACACCGACGCCCCCGCCACGAACACGCCAGGCTGACCGGCAGGCGGCTCTCGGCACGCATTCCGGCGTATCAATGCATGGTGACGGAATCGAGCCCTGTTGATTTCACTTCGGGCTGCGCTTCGGGCGAAGCGAGATAGTCGAGGAGGGCTTTGGCCTCCTTCGGATGCTGTGCGCCGATGGGGATGCCGGCCGCGTAACGCGTGACGGACTGGAGGGACTCGGGAATCTTTCCGACGTACGTCGCGCCCTTGATGGGCAGCAACTCGCTCACCTGCTGGAAGCCGATTTCGTAGTCGCCGTTTGCCACCACCGACGCCACCGGAATCCGCGGGATCATCTTCGCCTTCGGCTTGACCTGATCCTCGATGCCGAGCCGCTTGAAGAGCTCTCGCTCGATATAAACGCCGCTCGCGCTATCCGAGTAGGCGATCGACTTCGCGTGGAGCAGGGCTTGCCTGAGCGCTTCGACCGAGCCGATGTCGGGCTTCGCCGCGCCTTCGCGCACGACCATGCCGATGCGCGAATCCGCCAGTTCGACCCGCGATCCGGGGACGATCTTGCCTTCCTTGATCAGGTCGTCGAGTGCGTAACCGACCATGATCACGACGTCGGCGGGCTCGCCGCGCTCGAGGCGGTTGGGAATCGCCTCGGGCGATTTGCCCATCGAGGGCCCAAGCGCGGTGTCGAGCGTATTGCCCGTAGTGGACGCGAATCTCGGGCCGAGCAACTTATACGCGGCGGTGAAACCGCCCGAGCTCATGACGTGCAGGTCGGCGGCCTGCACGTTCGCTGCGGCGGTGGACATTGCCACGAGCGCCGCGGTACAAAGTTTCAGAAGCAGGTTTTTCATGGATGAAGGCGTATCGGGTTGCGCGTTCGGGAATATGCGGAACGAGAGCAGCATCAGTGCGCTGGCGTCAGCGTCACTGCGCGGCGGCGATAGAGCGCGAACGTCGCGCACAGGGCGCAGACGGCGGCGAAGCTCATCCAGTATCCGGGTGCGGCCTTGTCGCCGGTAACGTGAATGAGGGCGGTCGAGATCGCGGGAGTGAAGCCGCCGAACACAGCCGTCGCGAGACTATAGGCCAGCGAGAACCCTGCGACGCGCACTTCCACTGGCATCACTTCCGTCAACGCGACGACCATCGCGCCGTTGTAGATGCCATACATGAACGAGAGCCACAGGAGCACGAGCAGCATGTTGACAAAGCTCGGCGCGTGAGCGAGCAGCGACAGTGCCGGGTAAGCGGTCGCGATGGCGAGCGCCGTCATGGCGAACAGCAGCGGCCGGCGGCCGATCCTGTCGGAGAGCGCCCCGCCAATCGGCAGCCAGACGAAGTTCGACACGCCGACGCACAGCGTCACGAGCAGGCTGTCCGCGGTGCTCAGGTGCAGGACCGTCTTGCCGAAGGTGGGCGCGTAGATCGTGATGAGGTAGAAGCTCGTGGTGGTCATCGCCACCAGCATCACGCCGGCGACTACGACGGCCCAGTTGTGGACCAGCGTGCGGAACACTTCCTTCATGGTCGGGCGGTGCTGGCGCGCCTTGAACTCCTGCGTTTCCTCGAGATTGCGGCGCAGCATGAAGATGAACGGCACGATCATGCAGCCGACGAAGAACGGCGCGCGCCATCCCCACGCCGCGATGGCCGTCGCGTCCAGCCATTGATTGAGCGCGAAGCCGAGGCCTGCGGCCACGACGATCGCCACCTGCTGGCTCGCGGACTGCCAGCTCGTGAAGAAGCCCTTGCGGCCGGGCGTAGCCATCTCGGCGAGATACACGGACACACCGCCCAGCTCCGCGCCCGCAGAGAAGCCCTGCAGCAGCCGCCCGACCAGCACGAGCGCCGGTGCCAGGAGGCCGATCGTGGCATAGCCCGGCACGAATGCGATCAGGATGGTGCCGCTCGCCATGATGGAGAGTGTGACGATGAGGCCCTTGCGGCGGCCGACGTCGTCGATGTAGGCGCCGAGCACGATCGCGCCCAGCGGCCGCATCAGGAAGCCGGCGCCGAAGACCGCGAAGGTCATCATCAGCGAGGCGAATTCGCTCGCGGCGGGAAAGAAGACGTTGGCGATCTGCGTTGCGTAGAAGCCGAACAGAAAGAAGTCGAACTGCTCCAGGAAATTCCCTGCCGTCACGCGGAAAACCGCAGCGGCCTTCGAATGTCCGGGCGAAAGGGTAGAGGACGAGGGGTGCATCGAGGTGTCTCCTGAAATCCTGTAAATGCGCGGTGATCCGGCGGATTGTCGTTTCGGGAATGTTCGCCCGGAACCGGCAAAACGATAAGTGCAATGTTCTGAACGATTGATGTTCGCTGGTTATCAATCGCTACCATGGCGGCGCCACGCCCTCCATTGCGGAAGCGCGTGGCAACGGCCGTCCGTGGCCTTCCGGTCAGGCCACGAAGCGGCACTGCGAAGCGGCCGTGCGCGTGTCCATGTTGCGGCCGCGATTGAGGTGATCGTCGATTTCCGCGGCGCAGCCGAGCATGCGCGGATACAGGAAGATCGTGAATGCGGCGGTTTCGAGGTCCGCCTCGCTGAACTCCCCGCGTCGCAGCGGCTGCCATAGCATCTTCAGCAACAGCGCGGCGATGACCGCATCGACGTTGACGCAATAGACATTGCGCGACATGCCCGCGTCGAACAGCGCTTGCACCAGTACACGGTAGTACGCATGAAACGCGTTGTATTCGCCGCGCCCTTCATACAGATTGGCGATGAACACCTCGCGCGGATCGTGGTTCACCGGCTTGTCCTTGAAGACGGGGTGATTCACGCCCGGAAGCTTGGCGATGTCGAGGCTGCCCGCATGCTTCTGGCGCGCCTTGTACTGCGCATACTGCTCGACGGATCGCCGTGCGAGCGCTTCGAGGTCCACGCCGTGTTTTGCGTCGGCAGGATCGTCGAGGCCGCTGTCGCGAAATGCCTCGTTGAGGAACGCAATGCCTTCATAGCCGTTGCCGCCATGCGTATAGCCGGTGTGCGTGAGAAAGCCGGCCAGCGCCTTGTTCAGTTGCACCCGCTCGGGGCTCTCGGGGCCGTCGGCGGATACCGCGCCCTTCGCGCCTTGCGCCGAGATTGCGCCGGGTCCGTTCGTGAGCAGCAGGCCGACGAGGGTCTTGAACGCAAACAGGTCGTCCGCGGTAGGTCTGCGGTTGAGAAGCGCCGCGAAGGCGACCTCGGTCAGCGTGCGTTCGCCGAGCAACGCTTCGGCGCCGATGCCGCAGAAGCTGTCGGGGCCGTGACGCGACGCGTCCGCCGAGGCGCCGATCAGCGTGCCGAAGAGCTGCGTCCACCACGGCAGGCTCTCCGCCGTCAGACGCGAGATGCGTTTGCGCATGAGCGGGCCCCAGGCGAGGGTCGTCGTGATCGCGGCGAGTACCGCGTCCGCACGCGGATGGCCAGGGCCGCACGCAAGCCAACGAACAAACGCGGAACTCACGCCGCGCGCAGCCAGACCCGCAAGCAATGCTTCGGCCTTCGGGTCGCGTGCGTCAGAGAAGAGCGCTTCGCTGCCGGTGGTATCGACGGCTTCGACATCGAAAGTCACGTCGAACGCGTTCTTGAGCTTCGCCGCCGCGAAGCGGTCGATCATCAGCTTTGCCGCTTCGCGCGCCGCACGCTGGCGATTCGGCCCGACAATCACCGCCGCCGCCGCGAGCACCGCGTTGGGCGCATTGCCCGCCTCGCGCGCGGCCTGCGCCGCCGCCAGTTCGGGCGTGCCGTGCAGGTTCACCGCTGCGCCGACGGCCACATTGATGAGCATCTCGTCGTTTGTTCCACCGAACTCGTGCAACAGCGCGAGGCAGACGTTCGCTTCGAGCGAACGCGTCGCTGCTTCTAGCATCGATGCACCGTGCAGGCTGCTCACCTGCGTCTTCGCGTCCATCTGCGAGGCGCCCGAGGCGTCCTTCAGTGTCTGGCGCGGCGGGATCGCGCCGATCTGGCCGTTCACCCGCGCCACTTGCTCGTTGTAGGGCGCGACCGCCTCCACCACCGGAATGGCGAGTTCGTTGGGCAGTTCAAGCCCCTGGTCCGAGCCGAACCACGGCTTGAGCGCGAGGCTGCCTTCTGGTTCGAAATCGGGCATCGTCGCGTTGGCGCGCATCACCGCCGTGAGCGCGGCGGGAATGTGCGCGATGTTCGTCACCACCGCGCCCCTGGCCGAGCAGCACGGATCGTCCGGTGTAAAGAGCCGCTCGACGCCGAACTTCTCCATGAACCAGCGCTCCTTGGCGAGCGCGTCGTCGGCGCCTCCCGCCATTGCGCCCGCATGTCCGACCGCGCGTGTAAGGCGGCTCTTCCAGCGGCCCACCACGCACGCGACCACCGGCTTGGTGAACGTGGCGTCGGCCTCGTAGTAGCCGCCCGGCTCGCAGTACAACACGGCAGCCTTGCTGCGCGCGTCGTTGGCGAGAGCGAACGCGAACTCCGGCGCGGCGTAGTGGATGTAGACATCCTTGCCGCTTGAAATGACGGTTGACGTACCCCAGCCGCTCATCCGGAGATACTGCGCGATGGTGGTGCTGAAGCCGCCCGAGTTCGAAAAGATTGCGATCGAGCCCCGGCGCAATGTCGCAGCGGGATCGTCGCCGCCGAGCGCGCCGCCGATGCGCACGCTCTGCCACGAATCCGCGACACCCAGCCCGTTCGCGCCGAAGATGTCAATGCCCGCCTGCTGGCCCATCGCCCGGATCTCACGAGCGTCATGCACGGCGATCTTCTCCGTGATGATGAAGATCTTGCGCAGATCGGGATTCACGCGGATCAGCTCGGCCACACCGTCGCGCGCAGCCGACGGCGGCAGGTACACGACGCCGCAATTGAAACGGTGCCCGGCTTCGAGGCCTTCGCGGACGTTGTTGTAGACCGGGATGTCGCCGGAGGGCGTCGCTAGCACCTGGCCGCCTTTGCCGGGGGCGGTGCCGAACACAATATTCCCGCCCGAGAACGCATGGCTTACGGGTGTCACGTCCGACGATTCACCACCGAGAATATTGAGCACGCACACGCGGTCCTCGCGCGTGGCGATCTGCGCGAGCGACTGGATGCCGACGAAATACTTGAAATGATTGCTGGCTTGCCTGTACATGTCAGTCTCCTTACGCCTGTGCCGTTTCAGACTGCGACTCGCGTGCGCCGATGCGCGCCGCGACCTGCGCGCGCCCGCCCGATTGCATCCACGCATCGGCCTTGCGTGCGTACTGGATCACTTCGCTGATGTCGGAATCGAAGCCGAAGAGGCGATAGGGGAGGTCGAGCGAATCGCAGGTGTCGCGCAGCGCCGACATGCCACGCACGAGGTTCGGACCGCCGCGCCCGAGGACGACGTAGAGTGGTGTCGGGCCGTGCTCGCTGAAGTGCTCACGCAGTGCGTCGGCCATCGCGCGCAGTGTCTCGTAGATATCGGTGTTGTTGGATTTGCCACCGATGATGAACAGCACATTCGACTGCTTCAGCCAATGCCTGAAGCAGATGCGCGCCACTTCCTTCATCTTCTCGTAGGGGGGATTGCCGCCGAAGTCCGACGAGATGACGGCCGCGTCGCCAAGCATCTCCGTGACAAGTGAGTTCGCGCCGCCGCCGAAGGTGGGCGCGAGGATCGTGCCGCGGTCGTTGATCACGTACACATCGCTTTGGCCCTGATGCGTGCGAAGCTGGTTGATCTCCTGCTCGAAGTCCGAGTAGTCGGCGGCGAATAGATGCGCTGGCAGGCCGAGGCGCGAGAAGCGCGGATCATCGCGATCGAAGCCGCATTTGAAGTCGCACGCCACGGGCGTGAGACGCCCTTTCCTGTCTTCGCGCATGCGGATCGGATTGAGTTCGAGCGTCGTCATGCCGAAGTCGTGAAAGAGCTCCCAAAGCTTCGGCAACTGTTGCACGAGCGGCGAGATGATCTCGCGCGGCGCACCGATCTCGCTGAGTGCGTTTGCGACGACGAACGCCTTCAGCCCGGTCAATGCATCGAAAGGCACCATCGCGACGTGTTTCGGATCGACTTCCTCGATGTCCATGCCGCCCATGTGAGAGAGCGTCATCGTGGGGGCGCGGAAGCGTGTGGAATCGGTGATCGAGAAATAGACTTCGTACGTAGCCGGCACGCCCGCTTCGAACGTCACGCCGTTCGCCTTTGCCCTCATGTGGCCCACGACGTGCTCGGCGAAGTAGAGCCGCTCTTTTTCGGCGAGGGCCGTCTTGAGGTCGGACGCGCGGCCGAGCAGGCCAGCCTTGCCCTTTTTGCCGACGCCGCCCTTGAACACGGGCTTGACAAAGACCTGGCCGTGACGGTCGATCAGTGACTTGATCTCCTCTTCGCTTGCGCCGGGGCCCAGCACTTCGCTGGCCGGGAATCCGACGAATTGCAGCAGGCGCGCGCCGTGCAACATTCCGGTGATCTGCATGTGAGTGTCTCCTGAATTTTTAAGGCAATGACGAATGA includes these proteins:
- a CDS encoding substrate-binding domain-containing protein, which gives rise to MKNLLLKLCTAALVAMSTAAANVQAADLHVMSSGGFTAAYKLLGPRFASTTGNTLDTALGPSMGKSPEAIPNRLERGEPADVVIMVGYALDDLIKEGKIVPGSRVELADSRIGMVVREGAAKPDIGSVEALRQALLHAKSIAYSDSASGVYIERELFKRLGIEDQVKPKAKMIPRIPVASVVANGDYEIGFQQVSELLPIKGATYVGKIPESLQSVTRYAAGIPIGAQHPKEAKALLDYLASPEAQPEVKSTGLDSVTMH
- a CDS encoding ATP citrate lyase citrate-binding domain-containing protein; amino-acid sequence: MQITGMLHGARLLQFVGFPASEVLGPGASEEEIKSLIDRHGQVFVKPVFKGGVGKKGKAGLLGRASDLKTALAEKERLYFAEHVVGHMRAKANGVTFEAGVPATYEVYFSITDSTRFRAPTMTLSHMGGMDIEEVDPKHVAMVPFDALTGLKAFVVANALSEIGAPREIISPLVQQLPKLWELFHDFGMTTLELNPIRMREDRKGRLTPVACDFKCGFDRDDPRFSRLGLPAHLFAADYSDFEQEINQLRTHQGQSDVYVINDRGTILAPTFGGGANSLVTEMLGDAAVISSDFGGNPPYEKMKEVARICFRHWLKQSNVLFIIGGKSNNTDIYETLRAMADALREHFSEHGPTPLYVVLGRGGPNLVRGMSALRDTCDSLDLPYRLFGFDSDISEVIQYARKADAWMQSGGRAQVAARIGARESQSETAQA
- a CDS encoding CoA-binding protein, which translates into the protein MYRQASNHFKYFVGIQSLAQIATREDRVCVLNILGGESSDVTPVSHAFSGGNIVFGTAPGKGGQVLATPSGDIPVYNNVREGLEAGHRFNCGVVYLPPSAARDGVAELIRVNPDLRKIFIITEKIAVHDAREIRAMGQQAGIDIFGANGLGVADSWQSVRIGGALGGDDPAATLRRGSIAIFSNSGGFSTTIAQYLRMSGWGTSTVISSGKDVYIHYAAPEFAFALANDARSKAAVLYCEPGGYYEADATFTKPVVACVVGRWKSRLTRAVGHAGAMAGGADDALAKERWFMEKFGVERLFTPDDPCCSARGAVVTNIAHIPAALTAVMRANATMPDFEPEGSLALKPWFGSDQGLELPNELAIPVVEAVAPYNEQVARVNGQIGAIPPRQTLKDASGASQMDAKTQVSSLHGASMLEAATRSLEANVCLALLHEFGGTNDEMLINVAVGAAVNLHGTPELAAAQAAREAGNAPNAVLAAAAVIVGPNRQRAAREAAKLMIDRFAAAKLKNAFDVTFDVEAVDTTGSEALFSDARDPKAEALLAGLAARGVSSAFVRWLACGPGHPRADAVLAAITTTLAWGPLMRKRISRLTAESLPWWTQLFGTLIGASADASRHGPDSFCGIGAEALLGERTLTEVAFAALLNRRPTADDLFAFKTLVGLLLTNGPGAISAQGAKGAVSADGPESPERVQLNKALAGFLTHTGYTHGGNGYEGIAFLNEAFRDSGLDDPADAKHGVDLEALARRSVEQYAQYKARQKHAGSLDIAKLPGVNHPVFKDKPVNHDPREVFIANLYEGRGEYNAFHAYYRVLVQALFDAGMSRNVYCVNVDAVIAALLLKMLWQPLRRGEFSEADLETAAFTIFLYPRMLGCAAEIDDHLNRGRNMDTRTAASQCRFVA
- a CDS encoding MFS transporter; translated protein: MHPSSSTLSPGHSKAAAVFRVTAGNFLEQFDFFLFGFYATQIANVFFPAASEFASLMMTFAVFGAGFLMRPLGAIVLGAYIDDVGRRKGLIVTLSIMASGTILIAFVPGYATIGLLAPALVLVGRLLQGFSAGAELGGVSVYLAEMATPGRKGFFTSWQSASQQVAIVVAAGLGFALNQWLDATAIAAWGWRAPFFVGCMIVPFIFMLRRNLEETQEFKARQHRPTMKEVFRTLVHNWAVVVAGVMLVAMTTTSFYLITIYAPTFGKTVLHLSTADSLLVTLCVGVSNFVWLPIGGALSDRIGRRPLLFAMTALAIATAYPALSLLAHAPSFVNMLLVLLWLSFMYGIYNGAMVVALTEVMPVEVRVAGFSLAYSLATAVFGGFTPAISTALIHVTGDKAAPGYWMSFAAVCALCATFALYRRRAVTLTPAH
- the dctA gene encoding C4-dicarboxylate transporter DctA, with product MTLARPLRLLYVQVLLGMALGMSLGHVWPQAGASLKPLSDAFIGLVRMMIAPIVFCTIVSGITSLASGTTIGRTILKALALFYFLTAIALLIGLATAYALRPGAGMHIDPHHLDTNLLAQFAARSQPRGVEEFALSVIPETLVGAFVKGEVLPVLLLSLLFGFALNANPRAGRPVLELIEGVANLLFRVLAMIMRLAPIGAFGAMAFTVGRFGIGSVSSLGMLMVSFYTACLLFVALVLAPLARLHGFALWRLLRYLREELAIVLATSSTEPVLPRLIVKLEALGCDRGIVGLVLPAGYSFNLDGTAIYLTLASVFIAQACDVPLTWPQIATMLAVMLLTSKGAAGVSGSGLVALVATLTVIPDLPVAGVALLVGIDRFMSEARALTSVISNACAVIFVSQWEGACDRGRLFQMLRGPAPCGADDTDAPATNTPG